The DNA window CCACTCAAGTGGGGGCCAACCTTAACCTACATTTTTCACCAGACGAGCAGGCTCGTTCCATTTCCGTCCGGGAGTGAATGATTGCGAGATCGAGAGGCAAATTAGGATCATTTGTTAGAACACTGATACGGTGGAGATTAAACTTTGATGGAGCTGCTTGGTTGTTGGTTGTATGCTCCGATTGTGCGTGTTACTGGTATGGTTAAATATAAAATTGATTAAAACAAATGCATAACCGTTTTCGAAAACAATTACACGGACAATTTCCCGGTGAATCTTTCACTCATCAAAGTTCGTTCATCTGATTATCAAGCACCTGATCCTAATAGTTGAACTAGTTTGCTTTTTACCTTCACCCTGCCTACCGGAAAAAGCTCAAGCGGGCCTTGCCGCAGGCCTGCACTTATCGTGATGAGCTCCTTTCTGTTTCTCATCCTTTCCAAAGACGACATGGGGAATCTTCTTTACCCATTAGCACCTAGTAAGCCATGACTCAGGACTATAGCTGCACACAGATCACTGGCGATGATGGTGTAGGGCACACCTTGGTACTAGTTAGTGCAAGGCCAACTGTGATGTGATATGAGCTTGAGCGACGTGGGGGAGGAGAGTGGAAATGACATTTCAACTTTTTGTTGCAGTGTTGCCGTTTTGTTGCTGCATGATTGTTGGCCATTTGCTCGTTCGTgagtggtgtgtgtgtgtgggttgGTGATTATTTTCGACTTGACTCACCGCTTGCTACGACGATGCCCCTGTCAGGTAAAGGAGGTATTTATGATGATGGAATGAGAGTACCGAGATGATGATCTTGGTATGTTGGGTGAGTTGCGTTGGAGCAACCCGGACCAAGTATGTAAAAGCAGATGAAGGGTGTTTGTTTATGGAAATTGAACAATTTCATACTTTTAAAGTGTCTGGTTGTAGTTTGCTCGTGTTCCTGCTTTCGAGTTGCACTAGAAGAGTTTTATAATAATTGGTTTACTGGATGTTGGTCTGGTCTGGGATTGGGGATTGGTGAAGTGATGCAAATCAGCAGTTGGTTTCCTCGAAGGTAAAAGCGAACGAATACATCCTACCAGTTTGAACATTGTTTCTGTGCAGATAGTGAAATTGGATTGCTGTGATGCAGGCAAGTGCAATCTTGCTGAGAGATCCAGACTCGAGTTTGCTTAATTTGATAAAGATACGTAATTTAAATTGAATTTCGGTTTTCGACTGCAGAGATAACCACAACCAGCAACATTTATTTTttcgaaatgatgaaaaaatacTTTCTGCAATGCAGTTGAGGTTGTTATGATATGATTGCAAGGCCTACTTATTTTGTCGATTCGATCGTGGTAGCAACGTTTCGATTATATTTTTCATCCATAACTTCATAATCTGAGATCTTCCTGGGGCTAAACCATTTCATTACAATCAGCGTGCCAAAGAGCTCCCTCTCCACAAATCTGATCCACGCGACTCTTGCCGTGCACTCGTGGATGGTGGATTATTAATGATTTTCGCTCCGGGTGATTTTACAATCATGCACGGGGCTCCCCAGTTCGGAAAGGCGAAAAAAATAACGTTCGTCAATAAGTCATTACCCATACTTCGACAAACACCCCCACATTTACTCGTACACGTAACGACATTTTTATCTTCGCCGCTCCAGGCTCACGACGTGTAATTCGAAAAATGGATCCTGCGACTCCGGTCCCCGCCACACTAGACCAGAAAGGTTTCACATCTTCTGCGTGTACAAATTATGCTACCCGCTATGAACACTTACCGTAAACGGCCAATCAAATTACGGACCAGACCCGGATGAGCGCCCAGACGTGATGggatatgaaaaattttaatccCTTTAGGCGTGATTTCAATTTGCCCATCTAGTAGGCTGATGGTTTAATCGGGTAATTAAATTATTATCTGCTGGTTGCGGGTCGCACATGGTCCGTCGACAGCAACAATAACAATAGAACCATCCAAGTAGGCTTGTAGTTGAGCGAACCATTGTGTCCGTCGTCAGTTCCAGCGTGATAGGGTGGAAGGGTAAAAATATCGTATCAATCATGGTTGATGACATGGAAAGAAATCGATCGGGGAAACTAAATTGAAACCAGTAGGTTGAGTAAATCATGGGAACtcgtttaaatgatttttttttcgttgtaaTATTTTCCACTCCACAACGAACAATCGTCTAGCTGGATTTGTTTCGTAGATCTTTTCTCAATAAAAAACCCCTAAAGAGTCGAATAATTAATTTCAAAAGGTAAAGCACAGTCAAAAGTAGATATTGCTCATTTCGCCAGTCGAGTGCGCCGCCAGTAGGCGGTGACAAAAGTCGGTCCAAGTCTTTCATTATTATTTCGATCGTAGTGTCAGGCGTGAAAAGAGCGTCAAATTACAGCAAATGAACTGTGAAATCGTCCCGCAGCTGGCGAAGCAATGAACGCCGCTGAGTTATTATGACAGAAAAGGTAGCAATTTATTTCCATTGAGACGAGACTGCAAGTGGACTGCTGCTAAATGTGGCAAAACGGTGAGTAATTTGTTTGCTCGTTATTGTGCGGCAAAACTTGGActgaatttgattcttttggCAGTGCAGGGATGAAAATGGTACGACGTAGCGCAGCGACGAAACAACTCCGTAGAAACATCTCAACCGTAGATTAGGAACTAAGCTGTCGCTTTTAAGAAGAATAATTGCAGTTTTATTTAGCCCCGAGCAGCCTCTACTATGATGACCGCATTCATACACAAAATGTTAATATGAATTGGCAGTGACCATGGTGGGAAGCCACTGAAAAAAGCTATGTTGACGTTGAAGTTAAATAGCTTAGGGGCGTATTGcagtaaattattttaaagttGATCCTGTCGATGGGACCAAAATTTCAGTTGaaattgcagcaaaatttgaaatagatCAGTTTCATTATGCCAATTACCCTCCGTTAAATGAGTGAACACTTTCATCACTCATTTTTAACTATTTCCATAAATAAACCACACGGACGATGACATTGTATCAGCTGATGAACCGTGAAATAGCGCTGTAATTACTGTGTTCCGTGCTCTGAAAATCAATTTCGGATCATTTTCGGTGACTATTCAATACAAATTTGTGGTTGGTGTCGACAGCGTTGGCGCACAATTTTGGGTTGAATCCTGTGTTTTCGTCGTAATTATTGACCGATTCGGAATCAATTGTTTGGAATTGGAGGATATTTACCGAACCGACAGCAGCGAGAGGCTGCAAGCTGATGCAGGAATTCTAGTGAAAGCGTTTTTGCTTGGTTGGTCTCTTCTGCTAGGTAACACGACTGAATCAAATCTTCATTCGGATAAATCAAGAAGCAGTTATTTTGTTTGTCGTGAATTGGAACTAGCACAGAAAATGGAGACATAATTATAAGACGTAGATTGTTGATCACAAGAATTGAAAACATACCTACCTGCAGCACTCCGAAAAAACGAGTGCAGTAAGTCTGCAGCTTTCGTTTTCTTCCTGGACATTAGTCGGAACCTTGTTAAATAATTactgataaattttctccgTGAAATAATTggtaaaacaaaagaatattcCGTAATAATAATATCGCGAGTCGAAAAATTTGCTGACTTTGACtagtgaataaaaaaatatttacagcaAAAAATATCCCGTAGCAATAATATCACGAATAGAAATATTAGCTGAGTTTGATCGGTTAAAATAGTATTCAGGCCATAAATATATTCCGTTGCAGTAATATCACGAATCAAAATATTAGCAATATTAGTACTAATTTTATGTCAATGTACCGCAATACTTTCGCTTAGTTAGGTAATGCTGAAATAGAAGTACATAGCTTTAAAAGAATTCAGGGGTAGTTGTCGGTGATAGCTACATACGGTGAACGTTCCATTTGAGTcagtatattctgattcctccATAGCGCTAGGAAAGTGTATCAAAAAGAGAGCTGAGTACTTCATGTTTATCAGACGagtattcaaataactttttgagtcaagcattccaccaaggggttcctctAGAAACACACCTTACTCGCAGCGAACAGATTTGTGCTGCTTAAGTATTCGATCAATTCAGTGCTtcttgatatctgagctgccctaaATTATGTGATGGGCATTTGAATTTTCCCTTCGaacacagtatgatacaacccttttgaaattatCAGTAGGCCATTGATCCATTATGTTAAAAATGCCGAATAATGTTAACTGCGATAACATAAATAATACGAGTTTTAGGGTCGGGTTAAAACACATACCAATAGCATTATTCGCAGTAAACATATTCGAGGCATTTCACGGGCAACTGTCATGTCATATATGTTGAATGCTACATAGACGGGGCTAAGTAGGTGTCTAATATAAAAGTATGCTTTATGGAAATACAGCTCTATGATAGTGCACAGGTCGAACATCCGACGTCTACCAGCGGTAGAAATAGGCAAAAGACGACAAATAAAAGATTACGAACACCATACAACAGATGAAACACAAAATACAAAGGAGAGTAGACAAAGttcaaaacacaaaaaacaTCACACCCAAGACACAAGATACAAGATTCAAGTCACAGGgaacaagacacaagacacaataCACAAGACACACGACACATGACACACGACACACGACACACGACACACGACACACGACACACGACACACGACACACGACACACGACACACGACACACGACACAAGGCACAAGACACacgacacaagacacaagacacaagacacaagacacaagacacaggACACAGTACACGGGACACAGGACACAGGACACAGGACACAGGACACAGGACACAGGACACAGGACACAGGACACAGGACACAGGACACAGGACACAGGGCACAGGACACAGGACACAGGACACAGGACACAGGACACAGGACACAGGACACAGGACACAGGACACAGGACACAGGACACAGGACACAGGACACAGGACACAGGACACAGGACACAGGACACAGGACACAGGACACAGGACACAGGGCACAGGACACAGGACACAGGACACAGGACACAGGACACAGGACACAGGACACAGGACACAGGACACAGGACACAGGACACAGGACACAGGACACAGGACACAGGACACAGGACACAGGACACAGGACACAGGACACAGGACACAGGACACAGGACACAGGACACAGGACACAGGACACAGGACACaggacaaaagacaaaaaacaaaagacaagacaaaagaAAAAAGATCAAAGACAACAGACAAAATTCAGAAGACAAAAACACAGAAACAAAACGCATAGACATAAAGACAGAAACTAAAATggcaaaaaacacaaaacaataaGACCAAAGACACAAGAGAGAGAAAGGCAAATGGATTTTAAGATAAAGGACAATGGTAAAAGGACAAAGGACAGAGGACACAggataaagaataaagaataaaaaaggATAAGGACATAAGACACAAGACACAGGACACAGGACACAGGACACAGGACACAGGACACAGGACACAGAACACaggacaaaagacaaaaaacaaaagacaagacaaaagaAAAAAGATCAAAGACAACAGACAAAATTCAGAAGACAAAAACACAGAAACAAAACGCATAGACATAAAGACAGAAACTAAAATggcaaaaaacacaaaacaataagacaaaaAGACACAAGAGAGAGAAAGGCAAATGAATTATAAGATAAAGGACAATGGGAAAAGGACAAAGGACAGGGGACACAGGATAAAGAATAAAAAAGGATAAAGAATAAAAGATAAAGAGTAAAAGATAAAGGATAGAGGATAACTGATAAAGGATAAAGGACAAAGGATACAAGATACAAGATATAAAAAAGGGTAAAGGATCAACGATAAAGGATAAAAGATTAAGGATAAAGGATAAATTGTGAAGGGTAGAGGATAAATAATGCAGGATAAAGTATAAAAGCTAAAGAATAAAGCGAAAAGAAAGAAGCAAAAACAGAGAACACGAAAAAGGAAAACGTAGTGAAATAAAGGTAGCAAAaactaaaaaagaaaaaaagatgaaaaataaaaaggaaaaatggGAAGAAGAGAACAAGCACAAAGAATAGAAATCggcaaatgaaaagaaaaaatatgcatgGAGAATAGAAAAAGGTTAACCATAAAAAGGGGATGTAGAGATATATAGCGCAATGAacgataaaaataaaaagacggaacaaatgaaacaataggaacagaaaaaaattattaggaaGAATTAAATAGGATGAAAAGGTAATCCGGTAAGAAAAGAGATATAGGAAAATGGGGAGAAGCAAAAACCCGCATGTGGAGAACAGAAGTAATAGAAATGCGAtaagaagaaaagtaaaaaacaaagGAAAACATAAAAGTGAAGGTAATGCTAGAAAATGGTATCATGTCAAAAAAACAACGGAAAACGAAAGAAGGATAAGCAAAACATTTAAGAAAAcaaagataaatcaaataataagaagGAACCAGTAAAATGCATAAAGAAAGCAGGTAAAGAAAAAGTCggaatgaagaaaaaattaagaaaataaaaatataaataaccgAAACGGAAAAAGAAAaggtaaaatgcaaaaaatacaaaacgaAGGAGATTGTACACAAAAATAGAAGAATGTGAAAAGAAAAATGagagaagaaaaacaaaaacgattaaaaaaatctagaagaaacaaacgaaagaaaaaaaagcaaaagtggCGAAAGCGAAGAACAGAAAATCACAAAAAGGAAAATGGAAAACGAGAATTGTTTAAAGAACAGttgaaggaaaaataaaaaggatAAACAATAGAAAAGGGAAAAGGAGCGAAACGAAAaggaaagaaaataaaatggaaACGAGAAAGAGCACAAAGAaaccaaaaataagaaaagaggcgcaagggaaagggaaaaaaagaaatataaaaGTTACGGAAACATTGAAAGAAATACGAAAAATAATGGAAATAAATTgaaggaaacagcaaaaaagaaGAACAAAAAGGAAATAacgtagggtaaagtgcctatttttaccatactaagcagggtggctcactaattcattaatttctcggcctacaattaatggaatgcgtaaaaattgacatcaacagctttgcttcgttgttaagaaccaatataataacacaaatgcgctgaaaaaagTGTAATTTTCGTGTtaaagcgcaacgaaaactcgaatcgagtgtccctattgttgcgctatcatttgactcaatgcgttgaacaaagatggcagacactgctctaaccaacggcttcaaatgggtagggtgataatagaaacatagcgaaaatgggctcatcaccctatataaattgtaaaatggaaaagaaaaatgataaattaaataaaattgacCAGTGGTTAACCAAACATTGAAAAAGAAGCAAGCAGCAAAAGCAAAATATAAAGTAACGAAAAATACATGGGAAATGCTAACCTAAAGCAAGCGGGAAAAGCCAAACGAAAAAGCAACAAAGTAAAGCAACAAATTTTATCTTCTTTGTTGAATTCCTTTGTTTATTGGAAAAAGAAGACGAAAATTAGAGAATGGAAGAAggataaataaaaattgaaaaaaagaaagaaaaaatgggAAACGATAACAGGAAAGAGCAAATAAAAACACAtcttgaagaaaataaaataaaaacgtaATGAATTAATAAGAGTGGTTTAAACAaacaagaaaaaagaaaataataagatAAAATAAAAAGCAAGACAAGCAATTTCCTAAACAGAAGAACCAAACGAAAGGGAAAAAACAGCAGCCAATAATGGAAAACGAAGAATGATAAAACGCAAAAAATGGGAgagaaaaaaatcagaaaaagtattaaaaaaatggatatagggtgatgagcctattttcaccatactaagcaaggtgcctcactaattcggtaatctcttgccttacaatcaatggaatgcataaaaattgacatgaaccgcttcgcttcgttgttaagaaccaatataataacacaaatgcgttgaaaacagtaaaattctcgtgtttgagcacaatgaaaactcgaatcgagtgcccctattgttgcgctaccatttgactcaatgcgttgaacaaagatggcagacactgctctaaccaacggcttcaaatgggtagggtgataatagaaacatggtgcaaataggctcatcaccctacacaAAACAAGTTTCTTCCCAAAAAACAAGCTCAACTTATATTATTTTTCTGTTGTACACATATTTGTCTAGAATTACACTCTAAATCCCAcctttaattaaaataaaatcaccttcTTGATATATCCGCTAAATTACCTCATTCACATAGTGAAtcgaaacaggacgcaacggtGCTTAGCAAAACTATGTGCTATGAACCGACAATTACCATCTCATATCTCATTATTCTGCTAGAAACatgttaaatttattttagcAGGAGATTACATTTCTGATTGTTTCACTACAATAGCACTAGTTGAACGCTAGAATAGACCTAGTGTTAGAacgtgattcagaaatatggTGGTACACATTATCGTCATAATTTTTTAACATACAATActacaatcaaaacaaacattttgcattcagcatacagaaaagaatcaccagtacGGCCAAACAAtaacatgaacttgaaaatatattgtaatgcaatttcaggtataaataATCAGGCATTTCAAGTGATTCAACTGACTGCTGATGgcagaaattttatttttttttggatatAAAATTCGACTCGGGACAACGCAATGTTTGATGTGAAACTAGTCATTACCAGTTGTCATCTTTCGTATGATTATTTCCTGCACGTGCAAAACTGGGCAGAGCTCTGCTAGCAGCTGAATCGTTCGGGTGAGTAAAGatgtacagaatagaacatttattttcatttgtgttaaaaataaaaaaaatctgctaaataagcattatacagatgGTTTACAATGATACTTTGTTCGGAGAAAGTTTGTAGATAATATAGTGCAACATAGGCAAACGATTGCCATGTTCTTTCACAAGCAAAATTATATGTGGTCAGCCGAATTCAGGCTCTTTCCAAGCTCTAGACTTCAGAAAAAGGCCGGAGGAAGTTTATGCGAAAAACTAGGCTAAAACGAGTTAACATGCTGTCATTCTCACTATCTGCATTTGATTCCTTGTGCTTTTGGTTTAAAGAAACTAACGTGTGGTTGGATGCAATCATTTAATGGGtatacaaacaaaaataaatattaccAACAGCATCAACGACGAGATAAGTAAACGGGTACACCTTAGTCCTCGGGCATACCAAGGTCAACTTTGTAATGAATTTCGCATGTGGTTTGGTTTGCACGGGTACAAGCTACAAGCTTCGAGTGCAAAAGTTGATAATTAAGTTGCTCAGCAAGCTTGACTACCatcgcagcagcagcagcgataaAACTTTACCATGGTTACTAAGCAGCGCgacttgtgtgtgtgtgtgtgtgtgtataggAACGTTACCTGTTGCAAGCAACTTTTGCCTCAAGAAAGCAAACTTTAGCTGTACGTTTCGAGGTAAGGTGAAGGACAACACAGTGAACAAACTTATGGTTTCCAGACTTCATTTCGTGAAACTATTTGGTTCTGAAGGGCGAAATTTTGGGTGGGGTAAAGCATTGTTGTGCAGTTGTGGGTTTTAGTTCTTGCATGCAGGCTAAAATCCTGGTGAGTGGAGCACTAATCCAAGCAAGCTGGTGGCGAAAATTTGTTGTAAGCGACGTAAACTTTGGGGCCGTGTTACTGGTGTTGTTTCAACACTTGGTGTCGTATGATATTAGAACTTGTCAGTTGCACCGCGGGGAACACTTTAGAGGTCTTAGTGGGTATGAAGAGACAAATTGAATGTTATTGAGATAAATTTATATCATCCACGGAAGGAAGTTTCCCgattaaatgaaaaatacatTGTTCCGGAAGCTTAACTGAAATGTTACGCCTGGCCATCACATGCTATTAAGCGAAAACAGAAGCTCACCTCGGGGAAATCTACCGTTCACCTGATGATGCACTACATATGATAGAAAACTTACCTGttatagaaaatcaaaaaaCTATAAGCACTGTACAGCACTGTTCACTCagaactaaacaaacaaataaactcAAAGCGAAGCCTGCT is part of the Topomyia yanbarensis strain Yona2022 chromosome 1, ASM3024719v1, whole genome shotgun sequence genome and encodes:
- the LOC131676239 gene encoding sperm mitochondrial-associated cysteine-rich protein-like, encoding MRFVSVFLSSEFCLLSLIFFLLSCLLFFVFCPVSCVLCPVSCVLCPVSCVLCPVSCVLCPVSCVLCPVSCVLCPVSCVLCPVSCVLCPVSCVLCPVSCVLCPVSCVLCPVSCVLCPVSCVLCPVSCVLCPVSCVLCPVSCVLCPVSCVLCPVSCVLCPVSCVLCPVSCVLCPVIT